Proteins from one Parachlamydia sp. AcF125 genomic window:
- the sctV gene encoding type III secretion system export apparatus subunit SctV, producing the protein MRRILDGITSRLGGERSLDTISRSSDIALALLIISIMAMIIIPVNPHIIDFLIALNLTASVALLMVALYIPSAVHLSIFPSLLLITTLYRLGVNIASTRQILLHANAGDIIFQFGQFVVGGNFVVGGVIFLIITLVQFIVITKGAERVAEVAARFTLDAMPGKQMSIDADMRAGILDSNQAREKRLAIQKESQLYGAMDGAMKFVKGDAIAGIVITLINIIGGMIIGMTLNGMPAMDAVTTYSLLSIGDGLVSQIPALLISITAGIVTTRVSSDKTESNLGSEITGQILKQPKALLISAAFLMGMAAIPGFPKPPFMFFAAALGLLGYSLWVSEKQKIESGGGAGGATISSAANTSTVDVGVQGHKVISGGGIDSYALTLPVVLECGAGLSLEIQKAQKGQSFIDRMIPKMRQALYADLGVRFPGVHVRTDSPILEKDEYSIHLNEVPIVKGKVLEGFVLTNESEENLKRYNLPYTAYKSALGLPSLWVENKHMELLNKAGVKYWNSLEVMILHISYFFRNYANEFVGIQEVKSMLEFVEKSFPDLVKEVTRLIPLQKMTDIFKRLIQEQVSIKDLRTILESLSEWAQTEKDTVLLTEYVRSSLKRYISYKYSQGQSVLSVYILDPEIEDMVRGAIKQTSAGSYLALDPDSVQLILQGVRTTVAPPPPGGQPPVLLTAIDVRRFVRKLIEMEFTDISVVSYQEIVPEIRIQPLGRIQLT; encoded by the coding sequence GCGCCGTCCACCTCTCTATTTTCCCCTCTTTGCTGCTGATTACAACGTTGTACCGCTTGGGGGTAAATATTGCCTCCACTCGTCAGATCTTGCTGCATGCAAACGCGGGGGATATTATTTTCCAGTTCGGCCAGTTCGTCGTGGGCGGTAATTTTGTGGTCGGTGGAGTGATCTTTCTTATTATTACCCTTGTGCAATTTATCGTGATCACCAAGGGTGCCGAGCGAGTGGCCGAAGTAGCTGCGCGCTTTACCTTGGATGCGATGCCTGGTAAACAAATGAGTATCGATGCCGATATGCGCGCAGGTATCTTAGATTCAAATCAAGCCCGCGAAAAACGTTTAGCCATCCAGAAAGAAAGCCAATTGTATGGTGCGATGGACGGCGCCATGAAGTTCGTTAAAGGAGATGCGATTGCGGGTATCGTGATCACACTCATTAACATTATCGGCGGTATGATCATTGGGATGACCCTGAATGGGATGCCCGCTATGGACGCTGTTACCACTTATTCACTCCTTTCGATTGGGGATGGTCTCGTTTCTCAAATTCCCGCCTTATTAATCTCCATTACAGCGGGTATTGTCACCACGCGCGTATCCAGTGATAAAACTGAAAGCAATCTGGGTAGTGAAATCACTGGGCAGATCTTAAAACAGCCCAAAGCCCTCCTCATCTCAGCTGCCTTCTTGATGGGTATGGCTGCTATTCCTGGATTTCCCAAGCCCCCCTTTATGTTTTTTGCGGCAGCCTTAGGGCTTTTAGGTTATTCCTTGTGGGTTTCGGAGAAGCAAAAAATCGAATCGGGCGGAGGAGCCGGTGGAGCTACGATCTCTTCTGCAGCAAACACTTCGACGGTCGATGTGGGAGTGCAAGGACATAAAGTCATTTCCGGAGGAGGCATAGATAGCTATGCTTTAACTTTACCCGTCGTATTAGAATGCGGAGCTGGCCTAAGTCTGGAAATCCAAAAAGCCCAAAAAGGGCAAAGCTTTATCGATCGAATGATCCCGAAAATGCGCCAAGCTTTGTACGCTGATCTAGGGGTTAGATTTCCCGGGGTGCACGTCAGAACAGATTCCCCTATTTTAGAAAAAGATGAGTACTCTATCCATTTAAATGAAGTCCCGATCGTTAAAGGAAAAGTTTTAGAAGGTTTTGTCTTAACCAACGAAAGCGAAGAGAACCTCAAACGCTACAATCTTCCTTACACAGCCTACAAAAGTGCATTAGGTCTTCCCTCCCTATGGGTAGAAAATAAGCATATGGAATTGTTGAATAAGGCGGGTGTTAAATACTGGAATTCCTTAGAAGTGATGATCCTGCATATTTCTTATTTTTTCCGCAATTACGCCAATGAATTTGTAGGAATTCAGGAAGTCAAGTCGATGTTAGAGTTTGTGGAAAAATCGTTCCCCGATCTTGTTAAAGAAGTTACGCGTTTAATCCCTTTGCAAAAAATGACCGATATTTTCAAACGTCTCATTCAGGAACAGGTCTCCATCAAAGACTTAAGAACGATCCTCGAATCCTTAAGTGAATGGGCCCAAACAGAAAAGGATACAGTGCTTTTAACTGAATATGTGCGCTCCTCATTGAAGCGGTATATTAGCTATAAATATTCCCAGGGGCAGTCTGTACTTTCGGTTTATATTTTAGATCCAGAAATTGAAGATATGGTGCGGGGGGCAATTAAACAAACTTCCGCGGGGTCTTACCTTGCTCTAGATCCAGACTCCGTTCAGCTGATTTTGCAAGGTGTGCGCACCACAGTTGCTCCTCCTCCTCCAGGAGGACAACCCCCTGTTTTATTAACAGCGATTGACGTTAGACGCTTTGTTAGAAAATTGATAGAAATGGAATTTACCGATATTTCTGTAGTTTCCTATCAAGAAATTGTACCCGAAATCCGTATTCAACCCCTAGGACGCATCCAACTGACATAA
- a CDS encoding HrpJ domain-containing protein, translating to MADWNIQQGLSESRINVTLKAMENVKQETQQELAAERADSNLAFQEAQKEITNPFAARLSKKEKPLAAQRGRIQKSGKMGEKAEKLLPLQAIKDTAGQFQGRNPELKAQILVLLREQIKPDDSKEDILRKILEFYPDVSLADEALEFLLETTDGELYQKIKELKEQFNKDNEREIAAGRNISAQARQAADAGLGTPTTLRDMYRDITGTPRDSTTLFQELSQRYPFNELKKVVSFLLHSLGSDLKSKGPSIARGQLHRLITETRSLQAILGVYRFFKGRMHLMHSLFSKEGLDFPEQLTFEMMAKQFMSLAAERYPSADKVLQRAVKLGIEDWILAKIIAFSQFRDAVREVAMHQIYKSLQHRDELLLAIIEALEDLEDELEEEEEKEEEEDKQ from the coding sequence ATGGCCGATTGGAATATTCAGCAAGGACTCTCTGAAAGCCGGATCAATGTGACGCTAAAGGCAATGGAAAATGTCAAGCAAGAAACGCAACAAGAGCTTGCTGCAGAGCGGGCAGATAGTAACCTAGCGTTTCAGGAAGCACAAAAGGAAATTACCAATCCTTTCGCCGCCCGCCTATCTAAAAAAGAGAAACCTCTTGCCGCTCAACGCGGCCGTATACAAAAGTCGGGAAAAATGGGGGAAAAAGCAGAGAAGTTGCTTCCCCTTCAAGCGATCAAAGACACCGCCGGGCAATTCCAGGGAAGAAATCCAGAGCTTAAAGCTCAGATCCTCGTTCTCTTAAGAGAACAAATTAAACCGGATGATTCTAAAGAAGATATTTTACGCAAGATTTTGGAATTTTATCCCGACGTTTCCTTGGCAGACGAAGCGCTTGAATTCCTCCTTGAAACAACCGACGGAGAGCTCTACCAAAAAATCAAAGAGCTTAAAGAACAGTTTAATAAGGATAATGAGCGTGAAATTGCTGCTGGACGAAATATTAGCGCACAAGCGCGTCAAGCTGCAGACGCAGGCTTAGGAACCCCTACAACCTTAAGAGATATGTACCGAGATATTACGGGTACGCCTCGAGACTCTACTACCCTATTTCAAGAACTCTCCCAACGTTATCCTTTCAACGAACTTAAAAAGGTGGTTTCTTTTTTATTACACTCCCTGGGAAGTGATTTAAAATCTAAAGGCCCCTCAATTGCTCGTGGGCAATTGCATCGACTTATCACGGAAACCCGCTCTCTTCAAGCCATTTTAGGCGTTTATCGCTTCTTCAAAGGCCGCATGCATCTTATGCATAGTTTATTTAGCAAAGAGGGATTAGACTTCCCCGAACAGTTGACTTTCGAGATGATGGCCAAACAATTCATGTCGCTAGCTGCTGAACGTTACCCCTCAGCGGATAAAGTTTTACAAAGGGCCGTTAAATTGGGGATTGAAGATTGGATTTTAGCAAAAATTATTGCTTTCAGCCAATTTCGGGATGCAGTTCGGGAAGTTGCCATGCACCAAATTTATAAATCGCTTCAACACCGCGATGAACTCCTCTTAGCTATTATTGAGGCTTTAGAAGACTTAGAAGACGAGTTAGAAGAGGAAGAAGAAAAAGAAGAAGAAGAGGATAAGCAATAA
- a CDS encoding CesT family type III secretion system chaperone: MVSDLFDALLAEVGKELHIGDLYADRNHSCLIKFKEGVSIQIERDAPGERLIVGTSIGSIPPSKFRENVFREALKSNGLPEPRIGTFAYSKQSDQLILFGTLPMQDLTGEKIIAFLMPFKEKAILWKNAVERGDIPSILGASSFSSGGGGMFGLRP; the protein is encoded by the coding sequence ATGGTATCCGATCTTTTTGATGCTTTACTTGCCGAAGTGGGGAAAGAACTGCACATAGGCGATCTATACGCCGATCGCAACCACTCTTGCCTGATTAAATTTAAAGAAGGTGTCTCTATCCAAATTGAAAGAGATGCACCTGGAGAGCGGTTAATAGTGGGAACCTCCATCGGGTCAATCCCTCCCAGTAAATTTCGGGAAAATGTCTTCCGAGAAGCCCTTAAATCCAATGGGTTGCCAGAACCTCGCATAGGAACTTTTGCTTATAGCAAGCAATCAGATCAACTCATCCTTTTTGGTACACTCCCTATGCAAGATCTCACCGGAGAAAAAATCATCGCTTTCCTTATGCCTTTTAAAGAAAAAGCCATTCTTTGGAAAAACGCTGTCGAAAGAGGGGATATTCCTTCCATTTTAGGAGCATCTAGCTTTTCCAGTGGAGGGGGCGGCATGTTTGGTCTTAGGCCGTAG
- a CDS encoding AMP-binding protein yields MTSDFLFLPDQTVSLKTFEENVLKHKALFSHHSTILVRTSNILSLFASIIAARELQISLYLSPLVIRETQIERLLHEWPVSLYLSEDNSIEFSRPETETPAPHLGIFTSGTLGEPKIALHRWDAIQAPSHLVPSYLYQKTWLLSYAPWSYAGLQVFFSALNSQGSLYYDDHHFEKIAKGMLEHQVSIISATPTFWRMLIAAWPPLIKPPKLLQATLGGEIVDQQTIDLIGAFFHPQRLTHIYASTEAGSAIVVSDRDAGFPLSFLNQNEKKGALLRITEENELEVLAPQGMDGYLNTSSVHDQWIPTGDLVEIERDRVYFVGRKDGRINSGGRKISPEEVEQAINSLKDVEDSLVYARKSPIVGSLIVADVKMRSSKKFDSPAIKQELRKILEEYKIPHLIRRVDHFAISSNGKKIRGFL; encoded by the coding sequence ATGACCTCTGATTTTCTCTTTTTACCTGACCAAACCGTTTCATTAAAGACGTTTGAAGAAAATGTTCTCAAGCATAAGGCTCTTTTCAGCCATCATTCTACCATTTTAGTTAGAACTTCAAATATTTTATCCCTTTTCGCTTCTATCATTGCCGCAAGAGAGCTTCAAATTTCTCTCTATTTATCTCCTTTAGTTATTCGCGAGACGCAGATCGAAAGGTTATTACACGAATGGCCGGTTTCCCTTTATTTAAGCGAGGATAATTCCATTGAATTTTCTCGCCCAGAAACAGAAACTCCTGCACCGCATTTAGGGATTTTTACTTCCGGTACACTTGGCGAGCCCAAAATTGCCTTACATAGATGGGATGCTATCCAAGCTCCTTCACACCTTGTTCCATCCTATCTCTACCAAAAAACCTGGTTATTGAGCTATGCCCCCTGGTCTTATGCCGGGCTACAAGTCTTTTTTTCGGCGTTAAATAGCCAGGGGAGTTTGTATTATGACGATCATCATTTTGAGAAGATCGCAAAAGGGATGTTAGAGCATCAAGTCTCCATTATTTCCGCAACTCCCACATTTTGGAGGATGCTAATAGCCGCGTGGCCGCCCCTTATTAAGCCACCTAAGCTCTTACAAGCCACCCTGGGAGGAGAAATTGTCGATCAACAAACGATCGACCTCATTGGGGCCTTCTTTCATCCCCAACGTCTAACCCATATCTATGCCTCTACAGAAGCGGGAAGCGCCATTGTAGTGTCAGATCGAGATGCGGGCTTTCCACTTTCATTTTTAAATCAAAATGAAAAAAAAGGAGCTCTCTTACGCATTACTGAGGAAAATGAATTAGAAGTATTAGCTCCTCAGGGAATGGACGGCTATCTAAATACCTCAAGCGTGCATGATCAATGGATCCCCACAGGAGATTTAGTGGAGATCGAACGAGATCGCGTTTATTTTGTCGGGCGAAAAGATGGTCGCATCAATAGCGGAGGGCGAAAAATTTCACCAGAAGAAGTAGAGCAAGCCATCAATAGTCTTAAAGATGTAGAAGATAGCCTAGTGTATGCGAGAAAAAGCCCGATCGTCGGCTCTTTAATCGTGGCAGATGTGAAAATGCGGTCATCTAAAAAATTTGACTCCCCAGCAATCAAACAAGAACTAAGAAAAATTTTAGAGGAATATAAAATTCCCCATCTCATTCGGAGGGTAGACCATTTTGCCATCTCTAGTAACGGAAAAAAAATCAGAGGTTTCCTCTAA
- a CDS encoding SDR family oxidoreductase, producing MPSLVTEKKSEVSSKHLILSGGSKGLGLALSQYLLNRGYKVSAFSRHLTPEVEHLQNFYPNHYHFATVDNTSPEQLQQFCERAISRQGRIYGVINNAAVAIDGVFATLPEIEIEKMVAVNLTGALLLTRLCLRHMLVCQVPGRILSISSVVGTRGAKGLAVYSSTKSALEGMARSLAREVGSKQITVNVIAPGYMLTDLSSSLSPEQQQTIVRRTPLGRLAEFEDIAPLVEFLLSEKGSFITGQTIAVDGGLSV from the coding sequence TTGCCATCTCTAGTAACGGAAAAAAAATCAGAGGTTTCCTCTAAACATCTGATCCTCTCAGGAGGTTCCAAAGGTTTAGGGCTCGCTTTATCCCAATATTTGCTAAATCGAGGCTATAAAGTCAGTGCCTTTAGTCGCCATTTAACCCCTGAGGTCGAGCATTTACAAAATTTTTACCCCAATCACTACCATTTTGCCACTGTCGATAACACCTCCCCTGAGCAGCTTCAACAATTTTGTGAACGGGCGATTTCTCGCCAAGGAAGGATTTATGGAGTGATCAATAACGCTGCCGTGGCTATTGACGGCGTCTTTGCCACTCTGCCTGAAATTGAAATCGAAAAGATGGTAGCTGTTAACTTAACAGGAGCCTTGCTATTAACACGCTTATGCCTGCGCCACATGCTTGTCTGCCAAGTTCCGGGTAGAATTCTTTCCATCAGCTCTGTCGTAGGAACTCGAGGAGCAAAAGGATTGGCGGTTTACTCCTCCACAAAATCGGCCTTAGAAGGGATGGCACGCAGTTTAGCCAGAGAGGTCGGTTCTAAACAGATCACCGTCAACGTCATTGCCCCTGGATATATGCTCACAGACCTTTCCTCCTCTCTTTCGCCTGAGCAGCAACAAACCATTGTGCGAAGAACTCCACTGGGAAGGCTAGCTGAGTTTGAAGATATCGCTCCTCTTGTCGAATTTTTGCTATCTGAAAAAGGAAGCTTTATTACCGGCCAAACAATCGCAGTGGATGGCGGACTTTCAGTTTAA
- a CDS encoding AAC(3) family N-acetyltransferase produces MTQLNNETMQKGLKQLGIKEGDVVLVHSDLLRLGIPEQARNRESILNFYLRAFQNVLGEKGTIAVPAYFYEYARYGIPFDTELSPVSKSLGAFSAHICTLPGKVRSTNPLQSIAALGPHAEFIAGSNSLSGYGVNSPWHRLRMLNAKLVFIGIGMETMTYVHHLEQEVGVPHLYFKVYPYPITRGGNPIPGNPVSAVRYLNYGIEYDLKPFESHLLRTGLARSVAVGKGNILSVSAEDAYQAGIKYLGNNIYAFLKAPPQFIAGQIPCDGIPK; encoded by the coding sequence ATGACACAGCTGAACAATGAAACAATGCAAAAGGGATTAAAACAGCTTGGCATAAAAGAAGGCGATGTGGTTCTTGTCCACAGTGATTTGCTACGTTTAGGAATTCCTGAGCAAGCCAGAAACCGTGAATCCATCTTAAATTTTTATCTTCGCGCTTTTCAAAACGTGCTAGGTGAAAAAGGAACGATCGCTGTTCCCGCCTATTTTTATGAGTATGCCCGCTATGGCATCCCCTTTGATACTGAGCTTTCCCCCGTCTCCAAATCTTTAGGGGCGTTCAGCGCCCACATTTGCACTTTACCGGGAAAAGTACGCAGCACTAATCCCTTGCAAAGCATTGCGGCCTTAGGGCCTCACGCCGAGTTCATCGCAGGCAGCAATTCTCTTAGCGGCTATGGCGTCAATTCTCCTTGGCATCGTTTAAGAATGTTGAACGCCAAACTGGTTTTTATAGGGATTGGAATGGAAACAATGACCTATGTCCACCATCTTGAACAAGAAGTGGGCGTACCCCACCTCTACTTTAAGGTATATCCTTACCCCATTACGCGAGGAGGTAATCCAATCCCGGGGAATCCTGTAAGCGCTGTGCGCTATTTGAATTATGGCATTGAGTATGACTTAAAACCTTTTGAAAGCCATCTTTTACGTACAGGGTTAGCCCGCTCAGTAGCTGTAGGAAAAGGAAATATCTTATCTGTCTCGGCTGAAGATGCCTACCAAGCAGGGATTAAATATTTAGGAAATAACATTTACGCATTTCTGAAAGCCCCTCCCCAATTTATTGCAGGGCAGATCCCCTGTGATGGGATCCCCAAATAA
- a CDS encoding DUF4910 domain-containing protein: MPHSLAYQLICELWQKNRNFCSTDYDYCLDYIHSFIPLKIYTYTPHEIFNGWVIPPKWDLVKGEIWKEGQCLFQSKTPLNVIGLSSSFCGTISLEELKKHLHFDARFPQAVPYHFRQNYRPWNRDWGFCVTQDFYHSLTEGLYEVKLFTQESEGYLKVAEHTHVGENPETFVFVAHLDHGGMANDDLAGVAVGVELFHRLLPKKTKFSYKLVLVQEIVGSAYYLGKTPETKNHVLESIFLEMLGSNTPLALQHSHEGKSQLENTLAKLLKNKAGFREGPFRSVICNDEMIWESYGIPMSSISRFPYPEYHSDLDNLSIINQEALDESVSVLLETIETLDRQTFMRKKFSGVIATAHPDYNLYVEPGQRAFGIAIEEDQKKLRLLMDLLPIMPQECFIEQIAAKIQARVDLVFQYLQQWEEKGLIELI, encoded by the coding sequence ATGCCCCACTCACTAGCCTACCAACTGATTTGCGAACTTTGGCAAAAAAATCGCAATTTTTGTTCAACCGATTATGACTATTGTCTCGATTATATTCATTCTTTTATCCCTTTAAAAATTTACACTTACACCCCCCATGAAATTTTCAATGGCTGGGTCATTCCCCCCAAATGGGATTTGGTAAAGGGAGAAATTTGGAAAGAGGGACAATGCCTTTTTCAATCGAAAACCCCTCTAAATGTCATCGGATTATCCTCTAGCTTTTGTGGAACCATTTCTTTGGAGGAGTTGAAAAAACATTTACATTTTGATGCTAGATTCCCACAAGCCGTTCCCTACCACTTCAGGCAAAATTATCGCCCCTGGAATAGGGATTGGGGATTTTGTGTCACGCAAGATTTCTATCACTCATTAACCGAAGGGCTGTATGAAGTTAAGCTCTTCACCCAAGAGTCAGAAGGGTATTTAAAAGTTGCCGAACATACCCATGTGGGAGAAAATCCTGAAACCTTTGTGTTTGTGGCCCACCTCGACCATGGAGGCATGGCTAACGACGATCTAGCAGGAGTCGCAGTAGGAGTGGAGCTATTTCATCGCCTTCTTCCTAAAAAAACAAAATTCTCCTATAAGCTCGTGCTCGTTCAAGAGATTGTGGGATCAGCCTATTATCTAGGAAAAACACCTGAGACGAAAAATCATGTGCTCGAATCCATCTTTTTAGAGATGCTAGGATCAAACACGCCCCTGGCTCTGCAACACTCCCATGAGGGAAAAAGTCAGTTAGAGAACACTTTAGCAAAGCTCCTTAAAAATAAAGCCGGCTTTCGGGAAGGTCCTTTTCGCAGTGTGATTTGCAATGATGAGATGATTTGGGAAAGCTATGGAATTCCTATGTCGAGTATTTCTCGCTTTCCTTATCCTGAATACCATTCCGATTTAGATAATCTTTCTATCATTAATCAAGAAGCTTTAGATGAATCGGTTTCTGTTCTCCTAGAAACAATCGAAACGCTTGATCGGCAAACTTTTATGCGCAAAAAATTTTCTGGCGTTATCGCTACTGCCCATCCCGATTACAATCTTTATGTGGAGCCTGGCCAACGCGCCTTTGGGATAGCTATAGAGGAAGATCAGAAAAAACTCCGCCTTTTAATGGATTTGCTTCCCATTATGCCTCAAGAATGCTTTATCGAACAAATTGCCGCAAAAATTCAAGCCCGTGTAGACCTCGTGTTCCAATATTTACAGCAGTGGGAAGAAAAGGGATTAATTGAGCTTATTTAA